The Medicago truncatula cultivar Jemalong A17 chromosome 7, MtrunA17r5.0-ANR, whole genome shotgun sequence genome includes the window tgaaaaatgaattaaaccGCACCAAACCATAACATAAGagaaatattatttaaacttaTGTCACCCAACCCGATACTCATAGAAACTCAATGAAAACTTTTATGgaatgacatgttttttttcttttgataagtttctttactttttattttaaaaatgtatttatgtgttTTAGTTTGACACTACTTGCATTTTTGCGGATCTATTTATGTTAGATATATCTTAAGTCATAGAAACTCAataagaatttttagagaatgtTAAAATCTTAGTCTTTTACATTTCTTCTCGGGAttacttttttgtttatgttttaaattcGGTCTATGTTGATGACAACATTGTTGGATGAAAATGAAGTTGTAATGTTCGACGAAATTTGAAACAttacataaaataagttgtttttttttttttttactttttaacttaattttgatgtttgtaacaaaaaattgtatCGTGTCATAAAAAACCACAACAACCGAACAAATTCAAACCGCATagatttagtttagtttagtttggtttgatttttattttaaaagacagCCGAACCaaaccatattttttattttaaaatcgaACTAAAACCCACACCACAAACACCCTAGATAAAATCTTATTGGAAATTAACCTTGTCAACAAAGTGATATTCTCTAAATAAAGAATGGAGTATCCTTTTTCTAGATcgattgaaaatttatattgtcCTATAAAATCGTTTGTCGTCAAATTCAATACCTATTTATTTGTAATCATTTAAATCAGCTCTATCATTCTTTCAAATGCTTCACTCCAAGAACCAATGTAGTCAGGAGGAAGCAAGATTATCATAAAATTTTACTTTCCATCCCTTAATTTTGTGAATCATTACTTGCAATTAAAAAGAACAGATACATTAATAAACAGAGAAAAATGAACCACAATTTACCTAAAAGAAACTATATGCAATACCATTATGAAAGATCATATATTAGTACCACTCAATGAAACAAAACTCCATTATCTCTTTACCATTCTTTACATCTCAAATAATGAGTTTTGAACATCATTGGcttaattcattttaaaacaaattaaactacaTATTCATCATCCATAATCATAGCAATATTTATTCTCAATTCACATCTAACTTACCTTCAAATATTTATGAATTTCTTCATCACAACGCCTATGAAGGTTAACTTTTAATCCATGCTTCATGTAAAGTGTCAAAGATAGCTTAGGAACAATAGGGTGATTCTCAACAACCTTAACATGGTAACCAAATATGATGCTAGCTGCAACATATTTCATTTGATAGTATGCAAAATCTTTGCCTAAACACAACCTTGGTCCTCCATTAAAAGCAGTAAATTTGTAGGCAAATACGCTCATGAAATGACCATCTTTAGTTAACCATCTTTCTGGCTTGAACTCCAAGCAATCTTTTCCTCATATATTTTCCATTCTTCCCATGGAATAAATTGCATATATCACTTTTGTCcctttctttaattttattccaTTTGGGAATATGTCATCTTCCACCACctaaagaaaaatcataatGCATTTTGAAGTTCAATCAACAATTAGTGAATTCAATTATTCTTTCTATATTTGATCATATTAAGTgttctttttataatattgacttgtattgtctcaaattatttatcattttagaaTACTTAAAGAGAGAATGAATTTCTCTTTTCCAATCTATTTCTTTTCTGAAAAATGCTAATGAGTGCTATGTGACACTCTTTAAAAAccttaaatagtaaatttttataatgttgGTACATTCAGTAACTATTGTGACTCTCCGCGCCTCACACGTTTAAGAAtgcaaaaatacaaatatatctaAAATTACCTCCTTACGATCCACAGGCACAGAAGGGTACAATCTAAGAGCTTCTGAAAGAGCAGCATGCAAATAATCCATCTTCTTAATCTCCTGTGACCTAAATCTCAAACAATCATCAAACTCATCCTTCTTGATATCCACCACCCTGCAAATTTCTTCTAATATTTTCTCCTCAACTTCATGATTCTGATCAACCAACCAGAAAAACCAGCTCAAAGCAACTGAAGAAGTGTCTCTCCCAGCtaatataaaatttacacaAATATCCCTCAAAAACTTATCTGAATAAGACTTTCCATTCTCATCCTTAAGCCTCATAAACACAGTTAACAAATCCGATTTTTCCTTATCGTCTTCATTTTGCAAAGaaagttctttctttcttgCCCTTATAACATTCTCAGCAAATTCATCAACTTTTTGTATGGATTTCTTAAGCTTTCTTTCCATACCTAAGTTAAGAAACCTCATAGCTTTCCATACACAAATCGGCACGACAAATCGAAACAAAATAGCTTCTGTTGCATCCTCAAAAGCTCCTGCAAAGGGAATTTCAGGCAAATGAGGTTGTAAGCAACCAGGATCAACACCAAAAGCTATCATACAAACATTATCAAAAGTTAGTCTCAGCAAAATATCTTGAAGATCTATGGCAACATTTTTCTTCAATGATAATTCTAAGACTGGTATGAGCCTATTGTTCACAAGCtcaaaaattgactcatttgtTAACTTTCTAAAATTTGTCGAATGAAACTCGATACTAGCTATTTTCCTTTGTTTCTGCCATGTTTCATTGTCAGCAGTGAAAATACCGTCTCCGAGTAATTCAGAAACTATGTCTCTGAAATAGTTTCCTTTAGGATAAACAGTGAACTTTGTTTTGAGAACATGTTCTAAATTTCGAGGTTCAGTTATAACATAGTTGAGGCTAGTGAACCATGCCCCTCTGAATCTAGATGTTCCATTGTGATGCTTAAGAATGTCAGTGATCCATTCATACAAGTTTATTTTGAGTCCTTTGATTAAATAAGGCAGCATTCCAAAAATAGGCCAATTGGTTAGGCCATGACCATGATGTTTTTTCGATCTTAAAGAACGAATGAATATGAAAACAATGGCTGCAATAATAATCTCAGtgatttgaatatttttcaagACCAAGATGATGTGAGAAAACAAGATTTCTGTGGCTGCAGCCATGTTTGAAGTGTTAGTTTTGGTCATGGTATGTGGTAATGCATGaacattataaatttttgtgtgtgatataatgttatgttattttttgttttcttgtggTGATTAAAATTTTACcttttggtttgaattttgtAGCTGAAATTGACATGACTATGTGCCTTGTATggttttagttttgtttttttggggaCTTTGAGAATGTTTTGATTCTTGGTACAATATTGGTTTCAGTTTGAAATAGGAAATATAAACGTGATGACATAATTTGTAGCTAGCAACAAATACAATTTTTGGCATGATGATGGATAGGAGAGGAGGATGTGAGGTGGGGTGAGGCTGGACTATCTAAGTAGCAACAAATTTGTACAATTTTTGATATGATGATGAATAGTTATAGGAGAGGACGATGTGAGGTGGGTGAGGTTGGACAAACATAAGTGGAAGAGTGGAGAGATTCGAATTCCGATCATGACATTCAGCCTAACGTATTCAACCTtttttgtcagttgagttaAAATTTGGAAacttaatgtttttttctttctttctatcaactatttattactctcaaCATTAAATTGACTTATAATTAATATAGgactgtaaaaaaaattaaatagttgttgataaccaatttatatatataagcatCATTTTACTCATCGttgatttttaataattaaaattattgtgTGTATGTCGACCAATAGGGTTGGGTCCAGCGGAACGAGTCTAACTCCAACAATACGATGAACCCATGTATAAATCTTGGTTGAGAAAGATTTTTGCATTTAGTGTATAACACATTTTgaataagattttaaaaaatgaatgtaaGAACAACTATTGACTATCTTATAAATTGAGACCTAGTTTgctacaatattttttaaacttggtatattttttgaaaaattcaccATAAAAATTTAATCTACAATTTCTTAACTATCAGATTAAAATCAGACAAACATTCAAGCACATTTAACATAATATCAATGATTGTAATGTGAGAATTGAACTCTGGTCCACTCTACACGCGATGATGAAtaatgactattttaaaaaccTACCTACCATTTTTTATATGCATTTTAAACCTTTCAAATTATTCTCTATGCTACCCTAATGAATTGAAAATAATGGCATATGAAAAGAATGAAAATACTAAATTAATCTACCACAATCTGAAAAGTGCCTTTTTTGTCATCTGCAAGTAAGATGACAGCTTACTTTGAATTTTCAGATGTCGCCAAAAGGGAAGATACTGCAGGAACTTTGATAATTAGTTCTGATTCATGTTTTCTCAAGTTATAAAGGATTTGTGCTCTTTTGGTACTCATCACTCATGGAGACGCATTGTTTCTACTACGATTCTTTGGCTTCTTTTGAGTCTTTTCAACGGCATGCTTGATGTTGTTTGCAACTCGTGTTTTCGGTTTAGATGTTGCACCTAGCGAGCTAACAGTTCTTCTAGCACTTTTTTCCTCATGCCAATTATTATTCTGTTTTcagtttcaatttcaaaagttaaaatcaatcagataaaataaaataagcaatCTGAAGATAAAGCAATGCATTATACTTGGGTTGCAAGTAAACAAATGCCACTATTTTAATCAAGTTCAGGGGATTCTAAATTGTAAATCGATTTCATAGTTTACATTTTCACATACCTTGAGTTCTTTGATGCCTTGATTTATGTTACAAGAGAATAAATCTGTTAAAGATAACGCGTTCATGTattctttttccttttgaaaACTTTTGGCggcatcttcaagttcctctTAAATACAGTATGTTCTCTCCCACATAAACAATTTTGGGGCACAATGTCTGAATATAACCATAATAAGCAAGTTTATCCATCAATAACACAAGCAACTTAAATGACAACTTTTGAAATAGTCAAATAGAATAATGAGGTCTTACTATGGAAAAGGCAAATTGGATCGGAATAGCATTTCTTGCACAACAAGAAAGCTACATGACAATCTCTAGAGCAGAGGCTGCATGTCACAGAAGCTAATGATGTATTTGAATAACTTGACAGCTTTCTCGAACTTTTCAACCAAGATGGCGATGTCTTATAAAATTGAATAAGATGCAAGAAAGACAGTATGATAGGTCGATAAGATGCTGTGTCTTCAGGTTTGATTTTGTAACCTCTATCTTTCGAGGAGTTGTAGATAAGCAATGCTTAACGTTTGCTAGCTGCAGCCCCGAGTGGAAACCAATCACCAATAGCAAAGTTTACAGCTTCTCCACAGTTAAAACCTAAACTCAACAAGAAAATGATTCCATAATTAGTTACTATCTTTAGATTAGTTACTATCTTGCACATCATGTAAGATTCATAAGTATTTAAAATAGCAGGAAGTGAAATTCCGCCAGGTATTACTATGGGAAAGACTTTAATGAGAACAATAAATAGATGTCTCAATATGCAGTAACTATTAGAACTTCAGGCctgttataaaaataaacaggCTACAGAGAACACGTGAGATTTGATTATGGAGTTCGGCCTATTGTTCCTACGCCGCTGCATAGTGGCGGAAGTACCTTTCTATTATTCAAGCTTAGGGTTTATTGATTACTTGTGTAAATACTACGGTCTAGTTGACAAGATTAACCTTGAATCCTACATACCTTTCTATTATTCAATCGACCTGCCTACTTATTCATAAAATATACGCAATTTCCATCAGAAACATAATAACACCAACACATGCAGAAGGAGAGAGATAGAGACAGAGAGAGTACCATGACTAAATCCGGCATGATATGAATTTGGAAAGGTGATGACAAACTCTCCTGGCTTTTGCACCACCACCTTGTAAACCGGCACATTATGTTCTAACAAGACATCAGGAGAGAACATGGTTGTTTTTTGTGCAAGAAATTGGAATGCACCATTTTCTCCATGTTCTATTAAGATTTTGTTGCAATACACATGatccaagacagtcttttcaaATTGAGAGGCTGCAGAACTAGGCACACCAATGTTAAACAATATTTAAAGCAATGTTAAGAATAAAGATAAGATACCTGTACAAATAGTGATCTTCTACATGCCATGCAAACATACCAAATAACATCCCAATGTAGAGCAtccctaaaattttaaataaaataaaaataataataataatgataatgaacAACTTTTTATTCAGATTAGGTTACAAAAATTGATTCCTTACTGGAATTTTTCTGTCAAGTAAACGTACGTAATAGAGACTGTGGCAGCCGCGACAAATtctaaaatcaaatgaaaagtGTTAATCAAACAATAGTGCCACAAGTAAAGATTAATAGACTGAATGTGTTATGTACCAAGGACAGTAAATCTCACCACAAGTCAACTCCATTGTATAAGCCAAGCTATAACCAACAAGGATTTGTAGTTTAGTACTACAAAATTTTGACATCAAccaataaatcatttttttttttttttcaaacggcaaaatattattaaccgACAAGCCCGTGCAAGAAGCACTAATAAGCTCGGGtggataaaaaaaacaaacaagggAAAATCGGTTGCAATACAAACTTTGGCTCGAACAAAAACCCCTTAAAAAACCATCTCTAAACAAAAAGCTCCAAACCAAAAGAGTAATGACGCCGACATATACATATGACAACCACATGCATACCTCCGCGTCAATACCAATTACACCTGAACCTACTAAATAGCAGCTACTACTATTGCAAAGAAGCCACCAAGAACCTCCCACACCAACAAAAGCACCCACTAAGAGGCTGTCCAACTAACAGAAACAGAACCGCACTACTCAGTGAGGCTAGCAGAGCTTGAAGAAACCAATGAAAAGCCAATAAAAAGGCTGCTAACCACCCGAACAGCAGCTGCACAACAGAAAACCAGCAGCACCTCACCAACAGAACACCCACCGCCTTAGGCTCATCCCCTCAACAAACAGTCACGCGGACTCCACAACCATTCGTAAAATAAGCACGGCTGAAAATTGAGTCTTCCCAACGCGCACTTCCAAGACAGCAGCTTAATATCAAAAAATAAGAACTTCTTGAACTAATAACGGATCAACCAGTTCAACTAAACTAAGGTCCAAAAAGAAATCAAACCAATTGAAGAACCTTATAATTTCTAGTTCGATCCGGTTTTCAAAAATACCTATTCATTAGTGTGCTCATCGGGTCCTCACTGACATCATCTTCCAATCCAAATGTTGATGATGTGTATGTATTTTCTTTGGAAAATATGTTCTATTTGTAGGATTTGTTTGAGACCTTTGTGGATTCCATCTAATAGCTTGTGAAAAAGGGTTTGCTCTTTCTTCACtcatcttttcattttcaccaaCTGCATGAAATTCACTTTTGTCATCATTATTATCATTCAAGCTCTTGAATGACCTTAATTTATCAAGCATGCTGCTTTCTCTATTTGTATTCTCCTTCACTTTTTCCTTGGAAACTAAATTTGTTGCACTCTCTAGTGTTATCATATCATCCTTTAGATTTTGACTTAATTGTGACTCTTCCTTCCATGCATAATGTTTTTTGATTTCTTTTCCTTCCAATTTTTCATTAAGATCAATAATATAGTTTCTTTTTGGAATTACTACATCCTTTTGCTTATGATTTGAGTATTTACTTATCTCAAAAGATGCTAATTCCAAAGCTTGTagaacagcagcagcagcatatTTGTTCCTTCTTCTTTCCTCATTCACATCAAATAGATTCTTATCCTCAATTACATTTTGATCATGATCATGATCATGTTGATTGTTTTCTTCAACACTGCTACATTTTTTAGTTTctaattcaattaaattttgaGTAGGATCATGTCGGTTATCTTCTTCATGCTTAGCATCATCAACACTACTACCATTTTTGGTTTCTACTTCATGTTGTCTTTGGTCAAAATTCAATTTGTCCTGCAATAATACATATAAATTAGAACATACTCCATAGtggaattaaattttaaaaaatggtaggtaggttttggaaaatagcttatacataaacacttatgtCTATTTACTTATGCTATAAG containing:
- the LOC25499818 gene encoding uncharacterized protein, which encodes MGLIGKSFTSKLKNLTSLAISRIAILKNHRKARDSYAYFDVSQLLKLDYHDQALVRVEHWIVEQNMLDAFDMIEVYCNVLKERAQVLENNKECPFELKEATCSLIFASSRCGEFPELHKIQEILTSKFGREFADHAIELHKNNEVNSKMIQKLSSKHPTMEIKMNALMKIATDIGVTLPFEKDPTLTNKDKLNFDQRQHEVETKNGSSVDDAKHEEDNRHDPTQNLIELETKKCSSVEENNQHDHDHDQNVIEDKNLFDVNEERRRNKYAAAAVLQALELASFEISKYSNHKQKDVVIPKRNYIIDLNEKLEGKEIKKHYAWKEESQLSQNLKDDMITLESATNLVSKEKVKENTNRESSMLDKLRSFKSLNDNNDDKSEFHAVGENEKMSEERANPFSQAIRWNPQRSQTNPTNRTYFPKKIHTHHQHLDWKMMSVRTR